A section of the Macadamia integrifolia cultivar HAES 741 chromosome 9, SCU_Mint_v3, whole genome shotgun sequence genome encodes:
- the LOC122089021 gene encoding disease resistance RPP8-like protein 3 codes for MAETAVLPLAQKLGALSTDEAKYLSQLKPEVESLYTQLHMMKASLKDADAILYKSERAKEWVKQLRELAFQAEDAIDMFVYKVAAQNQPDNIVQKIIKFLKLLIDSHQLRVNIEDIKGKLKRLFDERTSFDIMPPPLGVFDIKPPPFVVSTQAHQPEPIGIVGFDTEAEEVAKLLMEKEPLKPFGVVSITGMGGLGKSTLARKVFNRDDVKRHFDCQAYVTISKNYSTCGVLCKIIKQVIPGLTGEEKRALALEKGEILEEKLSECLKKKKNYLLVLDDVWKKEDWDNLARTFHVPCDGQQYRVLLITREEDVARHADLNAYPYKIKVMDEKNSLRLFWKVFCRSQNDKYIEACLNHLNKEMEYLAMDFVKKCDGLPLAIVVLASLLSEKEPRNYNEWKKVLDRVNWHQGTSNYGECAMVI; via the exons atGGCAGAGACTGCGGTCCTTCCTCTAGCACAGAAACTAGGTGCTCTATCAACCGATGAAGCAAAGTATCTCTCACAGTTGAAGCCAGAAGTGGAGTCACTCTACACACAACTCCACATGATGAAAGCTTCTTTGAAGGATGCAGATGCAATACTGTACAAAAGCGAGCGGGCTAAAGAGTGGGTGAAACAACTCAGAGAGTTGGCCTTCCAGGCAGAAGATGCCATCGACATGTTTGTATACAAAGTGGCAGCACAGAATCAGCCGGATAACATTGTTCAGAAAATCATCAAGTTCCTAAAACTTCTTATTGATTCTCATCAGCTAAGAGTAAACATTGAAGATATCAAAGGAAAGCTCAAAAGGCTTTTCGATGAAAGAACAAGTTTTGATATTATGCCACCCCCTTTAGGGGTGTTTGATATTAAGCCACCCCCTTTTGTGGTATCTACTCAAGCACATCAACCTGAGCCTATCGGTATCGTCGGCTTTGATACCGAAGCAGAGGAGGTTGCGAAGTTGCTGATGGAAAAAGAGCCGCTTAAACCTTTCGGTGTTGTCTCAATTACCGGCATGGGTGGATTAGGAAAATCTACCCTTGCTAGAAAAGTCTTCAATAGAGATGATGTGAAAAGGCACTTTGATTGTCAAGCCTATGTTACCATATCAAAAAATTATAGTACATGTGGTGTTCTAtgtaaaatcataaaacaagTCATACCGGGGCTCacaggagaagagaaaagggcATTGGCATTAGAGAAGGGTGAAATTTTGGAGGAAAAGCTTTCTGAGTGtcttaagaagaagaagaattatctCCTTGTATTGGATGATGTTTGGAAGAAAGAAGATTGGGATAATCTGGCACGCACCTTCCACGTTCCATGTGACGGCCAACAGTACAGAGTGTTATTGATAACTCGTGAAGAAGACGTAGCCCGGCATGCTGACCTGAATGCTTATCCGTACAAGATAAAAGTAATGGATGAAAAGAATAGTTTAAGACTTTTCTGGAAGGTGTTCTGCCGATCCCAAAATGACAAATACATTGAAGCatgtctcaaccatctcaataAGGAAATGGAATATCTGGCAATGGATTTTGTTAAGAAGTGTGATGGATTACCGCTTGCTATTGTTGTATTGGCAAGCCTTTTATCCGAAAAAGAGCCAAGAAACTATAATGAATGGAAGAAAGTGTTGGACCGTGTGAACTGGCATCAAGGCACAAGCAACTATGGAGAG tgcgctatggtcatataa